A portion of the Nitratidesulfovibrio termitidis HI1 genome contains these proteins:
- a CDS encoding response regulator: MTTATDHPLPPATVLIVDDATPNRALLLLLLRDTPLRCLEADSGRAALRIFREHPVDLVLMDVVMPDMDGTDTVRAMREEERLLGRRPVPVVALTAHDRHEDLRRCIDAGCNGVLTKPITRQELMATIAAHLAG, translated from the coding sequence ATGACCACCGCCACCGACCACCCGCTGCCCCCCGCCACGGTGCTCATCGTCGATGACGCCACCCCCAACCGGGCCTTGCTGCTGCTTCTGCTGCGCGACACGCCGCTGCGCTGCCTGGAGGCCGATTCCGGTCGCGCGGCACTGCGCATCTTCCGCGAGCATCCCGTGGACCTCGTGCTGATGGACGTGGTGATGCCGGACATGGACGGCACGGACACCGTGCGCGCCATGCGCGAGGAAGAACGCCTGCTGGGCCGCCGCCCGGTACCCGTTGTGGCCCTGACCGCCCACGACAGGCACGAGGACCTGCGCCGCTGCATCGACGCGGGCTGCAACGGGGTGCTCACCAAACCCATCACCCGCCAGGAACTCATGGCCACCATCGCCGCCCATCTGGCGGGGTGA
- a CDS encoding ABC transporter ATP-binding protein, which translates to MSLLALRNLTKTFGGLVAVNNVTFDVAEGAIVGLIGPNGAGKTTVFNLITGNYKPDSGDIFFDGRTIKGLPTHRIVQQGIARTFQTIRLFQNMSVIENVLAGCHCRMQSGMLTAMLRTPAQRAEESRALLRATRELEFVGLADEHANLARNLSYGNQRLLEIARALATDPRFIILDEPAGGMNDQETAALIDTIRAIRDRGITVLLIEHDMSLVMKVCEKLVVLEYGALLAEGVPAAIKDDPRVIEAYLGVDTDD; encoded by the coding sequence ATGAGCCTGCTTGCGCTGCGCAACCTGACCAAGACCTTCGGCGGCCTGGTGGCCGTGAACAACGTGACCTTCGACGTGGCCGAAGGGGCCATCGTCGGGCTCATCGGCCCCAACGGGGCGGGCAAGACCACGGTGTTCAACCTGATCACCGGCAACTACAAGCCCGATTCCGGCGACATCTTCTTCGATGGCCGCACCATCAAGGGGTTGCCCACCCATCGCATCGTGCAGCAGGGCATTGCCCGCACCTTCCAGACCATCCGGCTGTTCCAGAACATGTCGGTCATCGAGAACGTGCTGGCGGGCTGCCACTGTCGCATGCAGTCGGGCATGCTGACGGCCATGCTGCGTACCCCGGCCCAGCGCGCGGAAGAAAGCCGCGCCCTTTTGCGCGCCACGCGCGAACTGGAGTTCGTGGGGCTGGCCGACGAGCACGCCAACCTGGCCAGGAACCTGTCCTATGGCAACCAGCGCCTGCTGGAGATCGCCCGCGCTCTCGCCACCGACCCGCGCTTCATCATTCTGGATGAACCCGCCGGTGGCATGAACGACCAGGAAACGGCGGCGCTCATCGACACCATTCGCGCCATCCGCGACCGGGGCATCACCGTGCTGCTCATCGAGCACGACATGAGCCTGGTCATGAAGGTGTGCGAGAAACTGGTGGTGCTGGAATACGGGGCGCTGCTGGCCGAGGGCGTGCCAGCGGCCATCAAGGATGATCCGAGGGTGATCGAGGCGTATCTCGGCGTCGATACCGACGATTAG
- a CDS encoding sensor domain-containing diguanylate cyclase yields the protein MRVISLRQRLLLLLAILSSLALVALGTFSYVRARDAMLRGAESAMALQADTLANAIVSQYAGEYARAVASLRQDPRVVACLSGRPYDHQGLMASWSSFLRLRSEAYFVYFADMSGRVHAIQPLRELPPDFDARTRPWFRRAMEHPGVVGWSDPYTEFITGKTVVSTVATVDDPAGGKPLGVLGLDITTDGLRTILSGVALPSGSGLLVLTADGHSVTATGLGAALADRVDTTPLRNLARGTYTAHAPAQSGRTIGGTLDDNAGNGATYLDVDGERVLAAVRAVPGPGWRLVLLVPQEELLRAVAPIRYGTILAIGGMLILFAVLFAVATAGASGRVGQLAEYMRSVARGDFTVRNLFTGRDEFGALNRHLNELVTARRDAEAALRDAERQHRELVENAPIGIFRTTRDGTINVLNQHGAALLGFRDVAHARAVLDDSIIPLYAEPMDRLAMLDDLTAGEVVTGQRLRWYRRGGEAIWISLYARRTGTPEAQEVESFFLDVTDQVEDTLRLEQLATTDELTGVANRRHFMARLEDEAARALRYGRPLSVLLLDADHFKAVNDTWGHEAGDMVLRHITDVMGLSLRENDLIGRLGGEEFGVLLPETALERALRTAERIRAAVEDAPVAVRDAWVGCTVSVGAAEYRGANDSLDDLIRRADQMLMRAKEGGRNRVCAQRATPTFTDGTSKEGAAGNGQDAA from the coding sequence ATGCGGGTCATTTCCCTACGGCAACGCCTGTTGCTGCTTCTTGCCATCCTTTCGTCCCTTGCGTTGGTCGCGCTCGGGACGTTCTCCTACGTACGCGCCAGGGACGCCATGCTGCGCGGGGCCGAGTCGGCCATGGCACTGCAGGCCGACACCCTGGCCAATGCCATCGTCAGCCAGTACGCGGGTGAATACGCCCGCGCCGTGGCCAGCCTGCGCCAGGACCCGCGCGTGGTGGCCTGCCTTTCCGGGCGGCCCTACGATCACCAGGGGCTGATGGCCAGTTGGTCCAGCTTCCTGCGGTTGCGTTCCGAAGCCTACTTCGTCTATTTCGCGGACATGTCGGGGCGGGTCCATGCCATCCAGCCCCTGCGCGAACTGCCACCCGACTTCGACGCCAGGACGCGTCCGTGGTTCCGCAGGGCCATGGAGCACCCCGGCGTGGTGGGCTGGTCCGATCCGTATACCGAATTCATCACCGGCAAGACCGTGGTCAGCACCGTGGCCACCGTGGACGATCCGGCGGGCGGCAAGCCGCTGGGCGTGCTCGGACTGGACATCACCACCGACGGGCTGCGCACCATTCTTTCCGGCGTGGCCCTGCCCTCGGGCAGCGGACTGCTGGTGCTTACCGCCGACGGGCACTCCGTCACCGCCACGGGGCTTGGGGCCGCACTGGCCGACCGCGTGGACACCACGCCCCTGCGCAACCTGGCGCGCGGCACCTATACCGCCCACGCGCCCGCCCAAAGCGGCCGCACCATCGGCGGCACGCTTGACGACAACGCGGGCAATGGCGCCACCTATCTGGACGTGGACGGCGAACGGGTGCTGGCCGCCGTGCGCGCGGTGCCCGGCCCCGGCTGGCGGCTGGTGCTGCTGGTGCCGCAGGAAGAACTGCTGCGCGCCGTGGCACCCATCCGCTACGGCACCATCCTGGCCATCGGCGGCATGCTCATCCTGTTCGCCGTGCTGTTTGCGGTGGCAACCGCGGGGGCATCCGGCCGGGTGGGCCAGCTTGCCGAATACATGCGCAGCGTTGCGCGGGGCGACTTTACCGTGCGCAACCTGTTTACCGGCCGCGACGAATTCGGCGCACTGAACCGCCACCTGAACGAACTGGTCACGGCCCGCCGCGATGCGGAAGCCGCCCTGCGCGACGCCGAACGCCAGCACCGCGAACTGGTGGAAAACGCGCCCATCGGCATCTTTCGCACCACCCGGGACGGCACCATCAACGTTCTGAACCAGCACGGTGCGGCCCTGCTGGGCTTTCGCGACGTGGCCCACGCCCGTGCCGTGCTGGATGATTCCATCATTCCCCTCTACGCCGAACCCATGGACCGCCTGGCCATGCTGGACGACCTGACCGCCGGAGAGGTGGTGACCGGCCAGCGGCTGCGCTGGTACCGACGCGGCGGAGAGGCCATCTGGATATCGCTGTATGCCCGGCGCACCGGCACGCCCGAGGCGCAGGAGGTGGAAAGCTTCTTCCTGGACGTGACCGACCAGGTGGAAGACACCCTGCGCCTGGAGCAACTGGCCACCACGGACGAACTGACCGGCGTGGCCAACCGCCGCCACTTCATGGCCCGGCTGGAGGACGAGGCGGCGCGCGCCCTGCGCTATGGTCGCCCGCTTTCGGTGCTGCTGCTGGACGCCGACCACTTCAAGGCCGTCAACGATACCTGGGGGCACGAGGCGGGCGACATGGTGCTGCGCCACATCACCGACGTGATGGGGCTGTCACTGCGCGAAAACGACCTTATCGGTCGCCTGGGGGGCGAGGAATTCGGCGTGCTGCTGCCGGAAACGGCGCTGGAACGCGCGCTGCGCACGGCGGAACGCATCCGCGCCGCCGTGGAGGACGCCCCGGTGGCCGTGCGCGATGCGTGGGTGGGCTGCACCGTCAGCGTGGGGGCCGCGGAATACCGGGGGGCCAACGATTCGCTGGACGACCTGATCCGCCGTGCCGACCAGATGCTGATGCGCGCCAAGGAAGGGGGCCGCAATCGGGTATGCGCCCAGCGGGCCACGCCCACCTTTACGGACGGCACGAGCAAGGAAGGCGCTGCCGGAAACGGGCAGGACGCGGCCTGA
- a CDS encoding thioredoxin domain-containing protein: protein MLARNRLSTSKSPYLLQHADNPVHWHPWGDEALQRARDEDRPLFVSVGYSTCHWCHVMAHESFEDDEVARLLNDAFVCVKVDREERPDIDAAYMAACQMLTGTGGWPLTIIALPDGRPFFAATYLPKHSRPGRIGLMDLVPRVLEVWRHKRDDVLDSADSIVDHVRRHAEAMLRPPADGRLPGAGTLHAACEAMASEFDEANGGFGAAPKFPSPHNLLFLLRWARRNGHAAGQPGLTQAGSVPTGEESGGAKALRMAAQTLRAIRRGGIHDHVGYGFHRYSTDARWLLPHFEKMLYDQAMLMLAYAEAWLATGDGEFRRTAEETAAYVLRDLTSPEGAFYSAEDADSELDGAHGEGLFYTFTLADIEEACAPLDARPDEDMGGDMGGDMGGDGDGGAARAPGADPACISDADLTARAFGCTAYGNYDDEATRSRTGRNILHLPRAPQDLARDLGLSPREVEERLEAARAALFDLRARRPRPHLDDKVLADWNGLAIAAMSRCAQAFDAPHLAEAAAAAADFVLTRMATPEGRLLHRWRDGEAAVPGLLDDYAFMIWGLIELYGATGEVRWLRRALRLQEVQDTFFHDAEGGGYWMTPADGDALLVRRKEGHDGALPSGNAAALFNLLRLALLLGRPEYGERARGVLRAFATQVRHHPIGSTMFLCGVDFALSGGRSVIVAGEPDQPDTEAMLAAVRGTYAPTTVLHLRTTDNARDLAALVPFTAHLAPLEDRATAWLCENYACSPPITDPAELKARLLAVRPLAQG from the coding sequence ATGCTGGCGCGCAATCGCCTGTCCACTTCCAAAAGCCCGTACCTGCTCCAGCACGCGGACAATCCCGTGCACTGGCACCCGTGGGGCGACGAGGCCCTGCAACGCGCCCGCGACGAGGACAGGCCGCTGTTCGTCAGCGTCGGGTATTCCACCTGCCACTGGTGCCACGTCATGGCCCACGAATCGTTCGAGGACGACGAGGTGGCCCGCCTGCTCAACGACGCCTTCGTGTGCGTCAAGGTGGACCGCGAGGAACGCCCGGACATCGACGCCGCCTACATGGCCGCCTGCCAGATGCTGACCGGCACCGGGGGCTGGCCGCTGACCATCATCGCCCTGCCCGACGGGCGCCCCTTTTTCGCCGCCACGTACCTGCCCAAGCATTCGCGGCCCGGCCGCATCGGGCTGATGGACCTGGTGCCGCGCGTGCTGGAGGTGTGGCGCCACAAGCGCGACGACGTGCTGGATTCCGCCGACAGCATAGTGGACCATGTGCGCCGCCATGCCGAGGCCATGCTGCGTCCGCCCGCCGATGGCCGCCTGCCCGGCGCGGGCACCCTGCACGCCGCCTGCGAGGCCATGGCCTCTGAATTCGACGAGGCCAACGGCGGTTTCGGCGCGGCCCCCAAGTTTCCCTCGCCGCACAATTTGCTGTTTTTGCTGCGCTGGGCGCGGCGCAACGGCCATGCCGCCGGGCAGCCGGGGCTGACGCAGGCAGGCTCCGTGCCGACGGGAGAAGAATCCGGCGGGGCAAAGGCCCTGCGCATGGCCGCGCAGACCCTGCGGGCCATCCGGCGCGGCGGCATCCACGACCACGTGGGCTACGGGTTTCATCGCTATTCCACCGATGCCCGCTGGCTGCTGCCCCATTTCGAGAAGATGCTCTACGACCAGGCCATGCTGATGCTGGCCTACGCCGAGGCGTGGCTGGCCACCGGCGACGGCGAGTTCCGCCGCACGGCGGAAGAGACCGCCGCCTATGTCCTGCGCGACCTGACATCGCCGGAAGGGGCCTTTTACAGCGCCGAGGACGCCGACAGCGAACTGGATGGCGCGCACGGCGAAGGGCTGTTCTACACCTTCACCCTGGCGGATATCGAGGAAGCCTGCGCCCCGCTGGATGCAAGACCGGACGAGGACATGGGCGGTGACATGGGAGGTGACATGGGCGGTGACGGGGACGGTGGCGCAGCCCGTGCCCCCGGCGCGGACCCGGCCTGCATTTCCGACGCGGACCTTACGGCCCGGGCCTTCGGCTGCACGGCCTACGGCAATTACGACGACGAGGCCACCCGCAGCCGCACGGGTCGCAACATCCTGCACCTGCCCCGCGCCCCGCAGGATCTGGCGCGCGATCTGGGCCTGTCCCCGCGCGAGGTGGAGGAACGGCTGGAAGCGGCCCGCGCCGCCCTGTTCGATCTGCGCGCCCGCCGTCCGCGCCCCCATCTGGACGACAAGGTGCTGGCCGACTGGAACGGCCTGGCCATTGCCGCCATGTCGCGCTGCGCCCAGGCCTTCGACGCGCCGCATCTGGCGGAGGCCGCGGCCGCGGCGGCGGACTTCGTGCTCACCCGCATGGCCACTCCGGAAGGGCGGCTGCTGCACCGCTGGCGCGACGGCGAGGCCGCCGTGCCCGGCCTGCTGGACGACTACGCCTTCATGATCTGGGGGCTCATCGAACTGTACGGCGCCACCGGCGAGGTGCGCTGGCTGCGGCGTGCCCTGCGCCTGCAAGAGGTGCAGGACACCTTCTTTCACGACGCCGAGGGGGGAGGCTACTGGATGACCCCGGCGGACGGCGATGCCCTGCTGGTGCGCCGCAAGGAAGGGCATGACGGCGCGCTGCCCTCGGGCAACGCCGCCGCGCTGTTCAACCTGCTGCGCCTGGCCCTGCTGCTGGGGCGGCCCGAATACGGCGAACGGGCGCGGGGGGTGCTGCGCGCCTTTGCCACGCAGGTGCGCCATCACCCCATCGGCTCCACCATGTTTTTGTGCGGGGTGGATTTTGCGCTCAGCGGCGGACGCTCGGTGATCGTGGCGGGCGAGCCGGACCAGCCGGATACCGAGGCCATGCTGGCCGCCGTGCGGGGCACCTATGCGCCCACCACGGTGCTGCACCTGCGCACGACGGACAACGCGCGCGACCTTGCGGCGCTGGTGCCGTTCACCGCGCACCTGGCCCCGCTGGAAGACCGGGCCACGGCCTGGCTGTGCGAAAACTACGCCTGCTCCCCGCCCATCACCGATCCGGCGGAACTGAAGGCCCGCCTGCTGGCCGTGCGCCCCCTGGCGCAAGGGTAG
- the purT gene encoding formate-dependent phosphoribosylglycinamide formyltransferase, producing the protein MVTIGTPNTPSATRILLLGSGELGREVAIEAMRLGVEVIAVDRYPNAPAMQVAHRSHVVSMLDGAALRRIIEAERPHCIVPEIEAIATETLLELEKEGFRVVPTARAARLTMDREGIRRLAAEELGLPTSPYRFAATEAEYRDAVAAVGLPCVVKPVMSSSGKGQSTVRTDADVMKAWEYAQTGGRAGGGKVIVEGFVDFDYEITQLTVRHAGGTTFCDPIGHLQKDGDYRESWQPQPMSQAALAESRRMAEAVTGALGGWGIFGVELFIKGDAVYFSEVSPRPHDTGLVTLMSQNLSEFALHARAILGLPVPALRQNGPAASCVVLAEGDSTSPRFHGIDAALAEPDTGLCLFGKPEVHGKRRMGVALALGASIEEAREKARRAAAAVQVQL; encoded by the coding sequence ATGGTCACCATCGGCACCCCCAACACCCCCTCCGCAACCCGCATCCTGCTGCTCGGCTCCGGCGAACTGGGCCGCGAGGTGGCCATCGAGGCCATGCGCCTTGGCGTGGAGGTGATTGCCGTGGACCGCTACCCCAATGCGCCCGCCATGCAGGTGGCCCACCGCAGCCACGTGGTGTCCATGCTGGACGGCGCGGCCCTGCGCAGGATCATCGAGGCGGAACGCCCCCACTGCATCGTGCCGGAAATCGAGGCCATCGCCACGGAAACCCTGCTGGAACTGGAGAAGGAAGGCTTTCGCGTGGTGCCCACGGCCCGCGCCGCCCGCCTGACCATGGACCGCGAGGGCATCCGCCGTCTGGCCGCGGAGGAACTGGGCCTGCCTACTTCCCCCTACCGCTTTGCCGCAACGGAAGCGGAATACCGCGATGCCGTGGCCGCCGTGGGCCTGCCCTGCGTGGTCAAGCCGGTGATGAGCTCGTCCGGCAAGGGGCAGAGCACCGTGCGCACCGATGCCGACGTCATGAAGGCCTGGGAATACGCCCAGACCGGCGGTCGCGCGGGTGGCGGCAAGGTCATCGTGGAAGGCTTCGTGGATTTCGACTACGAGATTACCCAGCTTACCGTGCGCCACGCGGGCGGCACCACCTTCTGCGACCCCATCGGGCATTTGCAGAAGGACGGCGACTACCGCGAATCGTGGCAGCCCCAGCCCATGAGCCAGGCCGCCCTGGCCGAATCCCGCCGCATGGCGGAGGCCGTCACCGGCGCCCTTGGCGGGTGGGGCATCTTTGGCGTGGAACTGTTCATCAAGGGTGACGCGGTGTACTTCAGCGAGGTGTCGCCCCGCCCGCACGACACCGGGCTGGTGACGCTGATGTCACAGAACCTCAGCGAATTTGCCCTGCATGCGCGGGCCATTCTGGGGCTGCCGGTGCCCGCGCTGCGCCAGAACGGCCCCGCTGCCTCGTGCGTGGTGCTGGCCGAAGGCGACAGCACCTCGCCCCGCTTCCATGGCATAGACGCCGCCCTGGCCGAGCCGGACACCGGGCTGTGCCTGTTCGGAAAACCTGAAGTCCACGGCAAGCGCCGCATGGGCGTGGCCCTGGCCCTTGGCGCAAGCATCGAGGAAGCCCGTGAGAAGGCCCGCCGCGCTGCCGCCGCCGTGCAGGTGCAACTGTAG
- the tgt gene encoding tRNA guanosine(34) transglycosylase Tgt: MPNQTEISTAMTPAEAPASAPVAESASAPFSASGPIHAEAPGTFRIHATDGAARTGVLHTAHGPVRTPIFMPVGTVGSVKAVAPDDLDAIGAEIILGNTYHLYLRPGDELVARRGGLHGFNAWKKPILTDSGGFQVFSLSALRKITEQGVEFRSHLDGSKHLFTPEKVVSIQRNLNSDIMMVLDECVPYGADKPYTEKSLALTTRWAQRCRDAYPRGSAGNLLFGITQGGFFKDLRERSIGELTQIDFDGFALGGLSVGESKPEMMDILYHSAPLLPVDKPRYLMGVGTPLDIINGIAAGVDMFDCVLPTRNARNGTLYTSLGKINIKRKEFAEDDGPLDPACNCYACRTFSRAYLRHLYVAKELLAFRLNSVHNLTYFLDVVRGARAAIAEGRFAAYKAGFEAIYPEEVVA; encoded by the coding sequence ATGCCGAACCAGACCGAAATTTCCACCGCCATGACCCCGGCCGAAGCCCCGGCTTCCGCGCCTGTTGCCGAGTCCGCCTCCGCGCCCTTCTCCGCATCCGGCCCCATCCACGCCGAGGCCCCCGGCACCTTCCGCATCCACGCCACAGACGGCGCGGCCCGCACCGGCGTGCTGCACACCGCGCACGGCCCGGTGCGCACGCCCATCTTCATGCCCGTGGGCACCGTGGGCAGCGTGAAGGCCGTGGCCCCCGACGATCTGGACGCCATCGGGGCCGAGATCATCCTCGGCAACACCTACCATCTGTACCTGCGCCCCGGCGACGAACTGGTGGCCCGGCGCGGCGGGCTGCACGGCTTCAATGCCTGGAAGAAGCCCATCCTGACCGACAGCGGCGGCTTTCAGGTGTTCAGCCTGTCGGCCCTGCGCAAGATCACCGAGCAGGGGGTGGAGTTCCGCTCGCACCTCGACGGCTCCAAGCACCTGTTCACGCCCGAGAAGGTGGTGTCCATCCAGCGCAACCTGAACTCGGACATCATGATGGTGCTGGACGAATGCGTGCCCTACGGCGCGGACAAGCCGTACACCGAAAAGTCGCTGGCCCTCACCACCCGTTGGGCGCAGCGCTGCCGCGACGCCTACCCCAGGGGCTCGGCGGGCAACCTGTTGTTCGGCATCACCCAGGGCGGGTTCTTCAAGGACCTGCGCGAACGCTCCATCGGCGAACTGACGCAGATCGATTTCGACGGCTTTGCGCTGGGCGGGCTTTCGGTGGGCGAATCCAAGCCGGAAATGATGGACATCCTGTACCACAGCGCGCCCCTGCTGCCCGTGGACAAGCCGCGCTACCTGATGGGCGTGGGCACCCCGCTGGACATCATCAACGGCATCGCCGCCGGGGTGGACATGTTCGACTGCGTGCTGCCCACCCGCAACGCACGCAACGGCACGCTGTACACCTCGCTGGGCAAGATCAACATCAAGCGCAAGGAATTCGCCGAGGACGACGGCCCGCTGGACCCGGCGTGCAACTGCTACGCCTGCCGCACCTTCTCGCGCGCCTACCTGCGCCACCTGTACGTGGCCAAGGAGTTGCTGGCCTTCCGCCTGAACTCCGTGCACAACCTGACCTACTTCCTGGACGTGGTGCGCGGCGCGCGTGCCGCCATCGCAGAAGGGCGCTTTGCCGCGTACAAGGCGGGGTTCGAGGCGATCTATCCCGAGGAAGTGGTGGCGTAG
- a CDS encoding ABC transporter ATP-binding protein, whose protein sequence is MFLELRDLHVKYGNVEALHGINVHVDEGEIVTILGANGAGKTTTLMSISGLVQPSQGGVYFKGKALHEMPSHAVVREGITQSPEGRRVFGTLTVLENLNLGAFTSNDKARIRTTRDWIFELFPRLQERKDQLAGTLSGGEQQMLAIGRALMGDPKVLLLDEPSLGLAPILVKSIFETVRAINKTGMTVVLVEQNARAALKLATRGYVLEVGRVVMEDSAANLLANTDVQDAYLGGSGH, encoded by the coding sequence ATGTTTCTGGAATTGCGCGACCTGCATGTGAAGTACGGCAACGTCGAAGCCCTGCACGGCATCAACGTGCACGTGGACGAAGGCGAGATCGTGACCATTCTTGGCGCCAACGGCGCGGGCAAGACCACCACGCTGATGTCCATCAGCGGGCTGGTGCAGCCCAGCCAGGGCGGCGTCTACTTCAAGGGCAAGGCCCTGCACGAGATGCCCAGCCACGCCGTGGTGCGCGAGGGCATCACCCAGTCGCCCGAGGGGCGGCGGGTGTTCGGCACCCTGACCGTGCTGGAGAACCTGAACCTTGGCGCTTTCACCAGCAACGACAAGGCCCGCATCCGCACCACGCGGGACTGGATATTCGAGCTGTTCCCCCGTCTGCAGGAACGCAAGGACCAGCTTGCGGGCACCCTGTCCGGCGGCGAGCAGCAGATGCTGGCCATCGGCCGCGCCCTCATGGGCGATCCCAAGGTGCTGCTGCTGGATGAACCCTCGCTGGGGCTGGCCCCCATCCTGGTCAAGTCCATTTTCGAGACCGTGCGCGCCATCAACAAGACCGGCATGACCGTGGTGCTGGTGGAGCAGAACGCCCGCGCCGCGCTGAAGCTGGCCACGCGCGGCTACGTGCTGGAAGTGGGCCGGGTGGTCATGGAGGATTCGGCGGCGAACCTGCTGGCGAATACCGACGTTCAGGATGCGTATCTGGGCGGCTCTGGCCATTAG